A single region of the Capra hircus breed San Clemente chromosome 14, ASM170441v1, whole genome shotgun sequence genome encodes:
- the TONSL gene encoding tonsoku-like protein: MNLERELRQLSKAKAKAQRSGQLREEASVCHQLGELLASHGCYAEALREHQQELQLLETADDPLGCAVAHRKIGERLAEMEDYSAALQHQHRYLELACALSNHVEQQRAWATIGRTHLDIYDHHQSQDALQQAQDAFEKSLAILDEKLQGSLPKRELSEMRTRVYLNLGLTCESLQQVALCSAYFKKSIFLAEQNHLYEDLFRARYNLGAIHWRRGQHSQAMRCLEGARECARVLKQGFLESECCLLLSQVLLDLGDFLAAKRALKKAYRLGSQKPLQKASVCRTLKYVLAVVQLQQRLEESEESDPEVAMGICEQLGDLFSKAGDFPKAAAAYQKQLHFAELLNRPGPELAVIHVSLAATLGDMKDHRQAVHHYEAELRLQEGNPLEEAKTWLNIALSREEAGDTYEVLALCFQKALGCAQLAGQPQLQRQILRHLHAVQLRLQPEEAPGTETRLQELQAAGDEDERDGEDEEDDDALEATELELSESEDEANASPPLEEDEELRGCLGRQRVNKWSRRNDVGETLLHRACIEGRLGRVQDLVRQGHPLNPRDYCGWTPLHEACNYGHLDIVRFLLDRGAPVDDPGGQGCDGITPLHDALNCGHFEVAELLIERGASVTLRTRKGHSPLETLQQWVKLYGKDLDSETQEKAAAMGRLLQAASLGQAPHSSQAPQTLPSNHLFDPETSPPSSPCPGTPEVCEASTRVSQGLAVSPVARPRRSRHKVASSSSSEGEDNAGPSHPTQKRPRHAGPTLQTKAPMPRPASDREAATTSASWAAYRVAMHGVGSAQTCCLGPSPLRGPSETPIPQAALIPKEECLAGDWLEEDFPMSSSHRGRRPARPQSDGDGGRHCASGPGSDTARRPWAQARQSRLPYLESRSTPARADRADSPATELTRSPDVPRAVAPAGENPTVGQLPGQVLPPPIRVRVRVQDNLFLIPVPHREAHSVAWLAEQAAQRHYQASGLLPRLSLQKEGALLAPQDPIPDVLQSNEEVLAEVTSWDLPPLKDRYRRACQALEQEEHQQVLQAMEHQGSAPTFSACSLALCQAQLTPLLRALKLHSALRELRLAGNRLGDGCVAELLATLDTVPGLTLLDLSSNHLGPDGLRQLAAGLLGQTTLQNLEELDLSMNPLGDGCGQALASVLRACPVLCTLHLQACGFGPSFFLSHQATLGSAFQDTKCLKTLSLSYNGLGPTALGQVLGSLPAHSLLRLELGSVATSKSDLGLMEPVVRYLSQEGCVLEHLSMSANHLGDKDVRALSRCLPLCPSLVSLDLSANPEVSSAGLEELLSTLQKRPQGLSFLGLSGCAVQGPLGLDLWDKVVAQLQELQLCTRRLSAEDRDALHQLLPSQLSPRVCTLDQGPKLFFRHL, translated from the exons ATGAACCTGGAACGCGAGCTTCGCC AGCTGAGCAAGGCCAAAGCTAAGGCCCAGAGGAGCGGCCAGCTGCGGGAGGAGGCCTCCGTCTGCCACCAGCTAGGGGAGCTCCTGGCCAGCCATG GCTGCTATGCGGAGGCACTGCGAGAGCACCAGCAAGAGCTGCAGCTCCTGGAGACCGCCGACGACCCCCTGGGCTGCGCCGTGGCCCACCGCAAGATCGGAGAGCGGCTGGCGGAGATGGAGGACTACTCGGCTGCCCTGCAG CACCAGCACCGCTACCTGGAGCTGGCATGTGCCCTCTCCAACCACGTTGAGCAGCAGAGGGCCTGGGCCACCATTGGCCGCACCCACCTGGACATCTATGACCACCACCAGTCCCAGGACGCCTTGCAGCAGGCACAGGATGCCTTCGAGAAAAGCTTGGCTATCCTGGATGAGAAGCTGCAGG GTTCACTGCCCAAGCGAGAGCTGAGTGAGATGAGGACTCGAGTCTACCTCAACCTGGGCCTCACCTGTGAGAGCCTGCAGCAGGTGGCCCTGTGCAGTGCCTACTTCAAGAAGAGCATCTTCCTGGCTGA GCAGAACCACCTGTATGAAGACCTGTTTCGAGCCCGCTACAACCTGGGGGCCATCCACTGGCGGCGGGGGCAGCACTCACAGGCCATGCGCTGTCTGGAAGGGGCGCGGGAGTGCGCACGTGTCCTGAAGCAGGGCTTCCTGGAGAGCGAGTGCTGCCTGCTGCTCTCGCAG GTCCTCCTAGACCTCGGGGATTTCCTGGCTGCCAAGAGAGCCTTGAAGAAGGCCTATCGGCTCGGTTCCCAGAAGCCTTTGCAGAAAGCTTCAGTCTGCCGGACCCTGAAGTATG TGCTGGCAGTGGTCCAGCTGCAGCAGCGACTAGAAGAGTCTGAGGAGAGTGACCCCGAGGTTGCCATGGGCATCTGTGAGCAGCTAGGGGACCTGTTCTCCAAGGCCGGTGACTTTCCCAAGGCCGCTGCAGCCTACCAGAAGCAG CTGCACTTTGCGGAGCTGCTCAACAGGCCAGGGCCCGAGCTGGCCGTCATCCACGTGTCCCTGGCTGCCACTCTGGGGGACATGAAGGACCACCGCCAGGCTGTGCACCACTACGAAGCGGAACTGAGGCTGCAGGAGGGCAACCCCCTGGAG GAGGCCAAGACCTGGTTGAACATTGCACTGTCCCGTGAGGAGGCTGGTGACACCTACGAGGTGCTGGCGCTGTGCTTCCAGAAGGCTCTTGGCTGCGCCCAGCTGGCTGGGCAGCCCCAGCTGCAG AGGCAGATCTTACGGCACCTCCATGCGGTACAGCTGAGGCTGCAGCCCGAGGAGGCCCCCGGCACCGAAACCAGGCTGCAGGAACTGCAGGCGGCTGGAGACGAGGATGAGAGGGATGGGGAGGACGAGGAGGACGACGATGCTCTGGAGGCCACAGAGCTGGAGCTTTCCGAGAGTG AGGACGAAGCCAATGCGTCCCCACCGCTGGAGGAGGATGAGGAGCTACGAGGCTGCCTGGGCCGGCAGAGGGTGAACAAG TGGAGCCGGCGAAACGACGTGGGAGAGACGCTGCTGCACCGAGCCTGCATCGAGGGGCGGCTGGGCCGCGTTCAAGACCTTGTGAGGCAG GGCCATCCCCTAAACCCTCGGGACTATTGTGGCTGGACACCTCTGCACGAGGCCTGCAACTACGGGCATCTGG ACATCGTCCGTTTCCTGCTGGACCGCGGGGCTCCGGTGGATGACCCAGGTGGCCAGGGTTGTGACGGCATCACGCCCCTGCATGACGCCCTCAACTGTGGCCACTTTGAGGTGGCTGAGCTGCTCATCGAGCGAGGAGCATCTGTCACCCTCCGCACCAGAAAG GGCCACAGCCCACTGGAGACGCTGCAGCAGTGGGTGAAGCTGTACGGCAAGGATCTGGACAGTGAGACGCAGGAGAAGGCAGCTGCCATGGGGAGGCTACTCCAAGCAGCCTCCTTGGGTCAAG CTCCCCACAGCTCCCAGGCTCCACAGACTCTCCCAAGTAACCATCTGTTTGACCCTGAGACCTCTCCTCCCTCAAGTCCTTGCCCAGGAACCCCAGAGGTCTGTGAAGCCAGCACCAGGGTGTCCCAGGGGCTGGCAGTGTCCCCTGTGGCCAGACCTCGGAGGAGCAGGCATAAAGTGGCCAGCAGTAGCAGCTCAGAGGGCGAGGACAACGCCggcccatcccatcccacccagaAGAGGCCCCGGCACGCCGGCCCAACACTGCAGACCAAGGCCCCGATGCCCAGGCCTGCCAGCGATAGGGAGGCAGCCACAACGAGTGCCAGCTGGGCAGCCTACCGGGTGGCCATGCATGGAGTGGGCAGTGCCCAGACCTGCTGCCTGGGCCCCAGTCCACTGCGAGGGCCCAGCGAGACCCCCATCCCCCAAGCGGCACTCATTCCTAAGGAGGAGTGCTTGGCCGGGGACTGGCTGGAGGAGGACTTCCCGATGAGCTCCAGTCACCGGGGCCGCCGCCCAGCCCGCCCCCAGAGCGATGGGGATGGCGGCAGACACTGTGCCTCCGGCCCAGGCAGCGACACAGCACGCAGGCCCTGGGCCCAGGCCCGGCAGAGCCGGCTGCCCTATCTCGAGAGCCGGAGCACACCAGCCAGAGCAGACAGAGCCGACAGCCCGGCCACAGAGCTCACACGGAGCCCCGATGTCCCCAGGGCCGTGGCACCTGCTGGAGAAAACCCCACAGTAGGCCAGCTCCCG gGTCAGGTCCTGCCCCCTCCCATCCGAGTCCGAGTTCGAGTTCAGGACAACCTCTTCCTCATTCCCGTTCCACACAG GGAGGCCCACTCCGTGGCCTGGCTGGCTGAGCAGGCTGCCCAGCGTCACTACCAGGCCTCCGGGCTGCTGCCTCGGCTCTCCCTGCAAAAAGAGGGGGCGCTGCTGGCCCCTCAGGACCCCATCCCcgacgtgctgcagagcaacgagGAG GTGTTGGCTGAGGTGACTTCATGGGACCTCCCCCCGCTGAAGGACCGCTACCGCCGGGCCTGCCAGGCCCTGGAGCAAG AGGAGCACCAGCaggtgctgcaggccatggagcACCAGGGCTCAGCCCCCACATTCAGCGCCTGCTCCCTGGCACTGTGCCAGGCCCAGCTCACACCGCTGCTGCGGGCCCTGAAGCTGCACTCGGCGCTCCGGGAGCTTCGCCTGGCCGGGAACCGGCTGGGGGATGGGTGTGTTGCTGAGCTGCTGGCCACCCTAGACACCGTGCCCGGCCTGACCCTCCTAGACCTGTCCTCTAACCACCTGGGCCCTGATGGCCTGCGCCAGCTTGCTGCGGGCCTCCTGGGGCAGACCACCTTGCAG AACTTGGAAGAGCTGGACTTGAGCATGAACCCCCTTGGGGATGGCTGTGGCCAGGCCCTGGCCTCTGTCCTGCGGGCCTGCCCTGTGCTTTGCACCCTGCACCTCCAGGCCTGTGGCTTTGGCCCCAGCTTCTTCCTGAGCCATCAGGCGACCCTGGGCAGCGCCTTCCAAG ACACCAAGTGCCTGAAGACACTGTCCCTGTCCTACAACGGCCTGGGCCCCACTGCCCTGGGCCAGGTCCTGGGGAGCCTGCCGGCCCACAGTCTCCTGCGCCTGGAGCTGGGCTCTGTGGCCACCAGCAAGAGTGACCTAGGCCTCATGGAGCCCGTGGTTCGCTACCTGAGCCAG GAAGGCTGTGTCCTGGAGCACCTGAGCATGTCGGCAAACCACCTGGGCGACAAAGACGTGAGAGCTCTGAGCAG ATGTCTCCCTCTCTGCCCCTCACTGGTCTCGCTGGACCTGTCTGCCAACCCTGAGGTCAGCAGTGCTGGCCTGGAGGAGCTCCTGTCTACCCTCCAAAAACGGCCCCAAGGCCTCAGCTTCCTGGGCCTGTCAG GCTGTGCTGTCCAGGGCCCCCTGGGCCTGGACCTCTGGGACAAGGTTGTGGCGCAGCTACAGGAGCTGCAGCTGTGCACCAGACGTCTCTCCGCTGAGGACCGGGATGCCCTGCACCAGCTGTTGCCCAGCCAGCTGAGCCCCAGAGTGTGCACCCTGGACCAGGGCCCCAAGCTCTTCTTCAGGCACCTCTAA
- the VPS28 gene encoding vacuolar protein sorting-associated protein 28 homolog, whose amino-acid sequence MFHGIPATPGMGAPGNKPELYEEVKLYKNAREREKYDNMAELFAVVKTMQALEKAYIKDCVTPNEYTAACSRLLVQYKAAFRQVQGSEISSIDEFCRKFRLDCPLAMERIKEDRPITIKDDKGNLNRCIADVVSLFITVMDKLRLEIRAMDEIQPDLRELMETMHRMSHLPPDFEGRQTVSQWLQTLSGMSASDELDDSQVRQMLFDLESAYNAFNRFLHA is encoded by the exons ATGTTTCACGGGATCCCAGCCACTCCTGGCATGGGAG CCCCTGGAAACAAGCCGGAGCTGTATGAG GAAGTGAAGCTGTACAAGAACGCCCGTGAGCGGGAGAA GTACGACAACATGGCAGAGCTGTTTGCAGTGGTGAAGACGATGCAGGCCCTGGAGAAGGCGTACATCAAGGACTGCGTCACCCCCAACGA GTACACCGCAGCCTGCTCCCGACTCCTGGTCCAGTATAAGGCGGCCTTCCGGCAGGTCCAGGGCTCAGAAATCAGCTCCATTGATGAATTCTGCCGCAAGTTTCGT CTGGACTGCCCGCTGGCCATGGAGAGGATCAAGGAGGACCGACCCATCACCATCAAGGACGACAAAGGCAACCTGAACCGCTGCATCGCCGACGTGGTCTCG CTCTTTATCACGGTGATGGACAAGCTGCGCCTGGAGATCCGAGCCATGGATGAG ATCCAGCCTGACCTGCGGGAGCTGATGGAGACCATGCACCGCATGAGCCACCTGCCCCCCGACTTCGAGGGCCGCCAGACAGTCAGCCAGTG GCTGCAGACCCTGAGTGGCATGTCGGCCTCAGACGAGCTGGATGACTCCCAGGTGCGCCAGATGCTCTTCGACCTGGAGTCGGCCTACAATGCCTTCAACCGCTTCCTGCACGCCTGA